The following proteins come from a genomic window of Kocuria palustris:
- a CDS encoding polysaccharide biosynthesis tyrosine autokinase, whose protein sequence is MTQPLIAPDLDATPSIADQLRAGLGTLIRNWKVILGIILACLVIAGIVTALMPKTYSATSKAMVIAGGATSLANYEAAQSLAGSKAATYGAAVGSPEVAKLAQEDLGGIEVAGVSADVPPGTTEINVTGRASTPEDAVVVADTYAEALSEHAGSIEAAMAQGQEVPTGEDAEELTDQELAVQQAIVDGNLVQIVPLSSATPPSAPSSPDLKKNLLIGLAAGIVISLLYLFLRHAFDRKIRSSEGVEKRTGLPLLGAVPVDSRLSSSRQLIPLSTSRKDARGWATAEALRMLRTNLAFSNVDNPPRSIVVSSSISGEGKSAVTANLAAALAAAGESTIVIDADLRRPVQHHFFGVPGGAGLTDVLRGAATLDEVLQPGPDSENLFVLTAGRTPPNPSELLGSDTMRQLIQELSRDHIVLLDTPPVLPVTDAAVLARSSDGVILVAQAGRTNLDDLQKAVERLRSLSAPLLGAVVNRAPRKGAAAKDYGHYSNAYYYNQTETPAADQA, encoded by the coding sequence GTGACACAGCCGCTCATCGCACCAGACCTGGACGCCACCCCCTCCATCGCGGATCAGCTGCGCGCAGGCCTGGGGACCCTCATCCGGAACTGGAAGGTGATCCTCGGCATCATCCTCGCGTGCCTCGTGATCGCAGGCATCGTCACAGCGCTGATGCCCAAGACCTATTCGGCCACCTCGAAGGCCATGGTCATCGCCGGCGGAGCGACCAGCCTGGCCAACTACGAGGCCGCACAGAGCCTCGCCGGCTCCAAGGCCGCGACCTACGGAGCAGCCGTGGGCTCTCCGGAGGTGGCGAAGCTCGCCCAGGAGGATCTGGGCGGCATCGAGGTGGCCGGCGTCTCCGCCGACGTCCCCCCGGGCACGACCGAGATCAACGTGACCGGACGGGCGAGCACCCCCGAGGACGCCGTGGTCGTCGCCGACACCTACGCCGAGGCGCTGTCCGAGCACGCGGGGTCCATCGAGGCGGCCATGGCCCAGGGCCAGGAGGTGCCCACCGGTGAGGACGCCGAGGAGCTGACGGATCAGGAGCTCGCGGTCCAGCAGGCGATCGTGGACGGCAACCTGGTCCAGATCGTTCCGCTGTCCAGCGCGACCCCGCCGTCGGCGCCGTCGTCTCCCGATCTGAAGAAGAACCTCCTGATCGGCTTGGCCGCCGGCATCGTGATCTCGCTGCTCTACCTGTTCCTGCGCCACGCCTTCGACCGCAAGATCCGCTCCTCCGAAGGCGTCGAGAAGCGCACCGGCCTGCCGCTGCTGGGCGCCGTCCCCGTGGACTCCCGCCTGAGCAGCAGCCGCCAGCTCATCCCGCTGAGCACCTCCCGCAAGGACGCCCGCGGCTGGGCCACGGCCGAGGCCCTGCGGATGCTGCGCACCAACCTGGCCTTCTCCAATGTGGACAACCCGCCGCGCTCGATCGTGGTGTCGTCGTCGATCTCCGGCGAGGGCAAGTCCGCCGTGACCGCCAACCTGGCAGCCGCGCTGGCCGCCGCCGGCGAGTCCACGATCGTGATCGACGCCGATCTGCGCCGCCCGGTCCAGCACCACTTCTTCGGCGTTCCCGGCGGAGCGGGGCTCACCGACGTCCTGCGCGGGGCGGCCACCCTCGACGAGGTCCTGCAGCCCGGCCCGGACAGCGAGAACCTCTTCGTGCTCACGGCCGGGCGCACTCCCCCGAACCCCTCCGAGCTGCTGGGCTCGGACACCATGCGCCAGCTGATCCAGGAGCTCAGCCGCGATCACATCGTGCTGCTGGACACCCCGCCCGTCCTGCCCGTGACCGATGCCGCCGTGCTCGCCCGCAGCTCCGACGGCGTGATCCTCGTGGCCCAGGCCGGGCGCACGAACCTCGACGACCTCCAGAAGGCCGTCGAGCGGCTGCGCAGCCTGAGTGCTCCCCTGCTGGGCGCCGTCGTGAACCGCGCACCGCGCAAGGGAGCGGCTGCCAAGGACTACGGCCACTACTCGAACGCGTACTACTACAACCAGACCGAGACCCCGGCCGCGGATCAGGCCTGA
- a CDS encoding glycosyltransferase family 2 protein, producing the protein MRIESAAEVPVTWRDAVTIVIPFYGDPAETLNLVSRLRNSPAPEVAEIVISDDCSPSPFPGTLPERASAAGAQAVSVRVVRRERNGGFGAAVNTGLEQVRTPLALVLNSDLEIEAEQISELVAQAAPWQPVVATAQVLGPQGTAQYSGRHFPTIGHQTIEWLMPLARWRHHRVLHEAVGHDMRAVESTEPIAVDWVMGAVMLLPVAEVRALGGFDEGFHMNSEEVDLQLRLRRIGVASVVIPSVQAVHVGGGSSDPQRRRQWLVDSRFRYAGKWDRPRVLAASLTIASTANFAVNCLRRAAGTPVRPISTLRSELRLIREGIRCA; encoded by the coding sequence ATGCGCATCGAGTCTGCGGCGGAGGTGCCTGTGACATGGCGCGACGCTGTGACGATCGTCATCCCCTTTTACGGCGATCCTGCGGAGACGCTGAATCTCGTCAGTCGACTGCGCAATTCCCCTGCCCCTGAGGTCGCGGAGATCGTGATCTCCGACGACTGCTCTCCGTCCCCCTTTCCGGGGACGCTTCCTGAGCGGGCGTCTGCCGCAGGTGCGCAGGCGGTGAGCGTGCGCGTCGTGCGCCGGGAGCGCAATGGCGGGTTCGGGGCCGCGGTCAACACGGGCCTGGAGCAGGTGCGCACGCCGCTGGCCCTGGTGCTCAACTCCGATCTGGAGATCGAGGCGGAGCAGATCTCCGAGCTCGTGGCGCAGGCCGCGCCCTGGCAGCCGGTCGTGGCCACCGCCCAGGTTCTCGGACCGCAGGGGACCGCCCAGTACTCCGGGAGGCATTTCCCCACGATCGGCCACCAGACGATCGAGTGGCTGATGCCGCTGGCGCGCTGGCGCCATCACCGGGTGCTGCACGAGGCCGTCGGACATGACATGCGGGCGGTCGAGAGCACCGAGCCGATCGCCGTGGACTGGGTCATGGGAGCGGTCATGCTGCTTCCGGTCGCGGAGGTCCGTGCGCTCGGCGGCTTCGACGAGGGCTTCCACATGAACAGCGAGGAGGTCGACCTCCAGCTGCGGCTGCGAAGGATCGGCGTGGCCTCCGTGGTGATCCCGTCGGTGCAGGCCGTGCATGTGGGAGGAGGCTCCTCCGATCCCCAGCGGCGCCGTCAGTGGCTCGTGGACTCCCGTTTCCGCTATGCCGGCAAGTGGGACAGGCCCCGCGTGCTGGCCGCTTCCCTGACCATTGCCTCGACGGCGAACTTCGCCGTGAACTGCCTGCGCCGAGCAGCGGGCACACCCGTGCGACCCATCTCCACCCTGCGCAGCGAGCTGCGCCTGATCCGTGAGGGGATCCGATGCGCCTGA
- a CDS encoding acyltransferase: MSTLAELPPRLAWQRGRVASELVYRRGFRAWGDGSVMVSPRKIQGSERISVGSGCAIYPGAWLGTEPGGELEIGDDAYLGHDVHLHGITRTVLGSGCMLADGVLVTSAGHDLHRGGAVTRGGPITIGDRVFIGSRAMVIASVTIGDDAVIGAGAVVTRDVPAGAVVGGVPARVLGGVAEPVRAQGGSA, encoded by the coding sequence ATGTCCACACTCGCCGAGCTGCCGCCTCGCCTGGCCTGGCAGCGCGGTCGGGTGGCCTCCGAGCTCGTCTACCGACGCGGCTTCCGCGCCTGGGGCGATGGCTCCGTCATGGTCTCGCCGCGCAAGATCCAGGGCAGCGAGCGGATCAGCGTCGGCAGCGGCTGCGCGATCTACCCCGGGGCGTGGCTGGGGACCGAGCCCGGAGGCGAGCTGGAGATCGGCGACGACGCGTACCTGGGCCATGACGTGCACCTGCACGGCATCACGCGCACCGTCCTGGGCTCGGGCTGCATGCTCGCCGACGGGGTGCTGGTGACCTCCGCCGGACACGATCTGCACCGCGGCGGGGCGGTGACGCGCGGCGGCCCCATCACGATCGGGGACCGGGTGTTCATCGGCAGCCGGGCCATGGTCATCGCCTCCGTGACGATCGGCGACGACGCGGTGATCGGAGCGGGTGCGGTGGTGACTCGAGATGTCCCGGCCGGGGCCGTCGTGGGCGGAGTCCCCGCACGGGTCCTGGGCGGGGTCGCGGAACCGGTGCGCGCGCAGGGAGGCAGCGCATGA
- a CDS encoding CgeB family protein produces MRTLIVAPRFHGYGASVARAMQRLGHEAILHSYDLPTSFAMRVRNKAVHDLPAALVPSEWRREPSRRAVERLQAVRPDRVLVIKGDLLDDRWWDAVLRSGASVLTWLYDEVARMDYTWERLESMPAIASYSPHDVGVLRERGITAHHLPNAFDSLLGFTPRQEPAVSFIGARYDQRVRLLVEAHRLGVPVRVYGRDWSRRPADIAATRMLPVPGLPTGPQLDRSDGYGVMAGSLASINTHARQDGFTMRTFEIPGTGGIQLIDRRDVGEFYAPDRELLVFDDAQQLAEQVERVRRDPAWAKDLRERGRQRTLAEHTFVHRAQRMEALWV; encoded by the coding sequence ATGAGGACGCTGATCGTCGCGCCGCGCTTCCACGGCTACGGCGCCTCGGTGGCTCGTGCCATGCAGCGGCTCGGCCACGAGGCGATCCTGCACAGCTACGACCTCCCCACCTCCTTCGCCATGCGGGTGCGCAACAAGGCGGTGCATGACCTCCCCGCCGCCCTGGTCCCGTCCGAGTGGCGCCGCGAGCCGTCCCGCCGCGCGGTCGAGCGGCTGCAGGCCGTGCGGCCGGATCGCGTTCTGGTGATCAAGGGCGATCTGCTCGACGATCGCTGGTGGGATGCGGTGCTGCGCAGCGGCGCCTCCGTGCTGACGTGGCTCTACGACGAGGTCGCGCGCATGGACTACACGTGGGAGCGGCTCGAGTCCATGCCTGCGATCGCCTCCTATTCGCCGCACGACGTCGGTGTCCTGCGGGAGCGGGGGATCACCGCGCACCATCTGCCCAACGCCTTCGACTCGCTGCTGGGATTCACGCCTCGCCAGGAGCCCGCCGTCTCGTTCATCGGGGCGCGCTACGACCAGCGCGTCCGCCTGCTGGTCGAAGCCCACCGGCTGGGCGTGCCCGTGCGCGTCTACGGGAGGGACTGGTCGCGGCGCCCGGCGGACATCGCCGCCACGCGGATGCTGCCGGTGCCCGGGCTGCCCACGGGGCCGCAGCTGGACCGCTCCGATGGCTATGGCGTCATGGCCGGCAGCCTCGCCTCGATCAACACGCACGCCCGGCAGGACGGGTTCACCATGCGCACCTTCGAGATCCCGGGGACCGGGGGGATCCAGCTGATCGATCGTCGCGACGTCGGTGAGTTCTACGCACCGGATCGGGAGCTGCTGGTCTTCGACGACGCCCAGCAGCTCGCCGAGCAGGTCGAGCGCGTCCGTCGCGATCCTGCCTGGGCGAAGGACCTGCGCGAAAGGGGCCGTCAGCGCACCCTGGCGGAGCACACGTTCGTGCACCGAGCGCAGCGGATGGAGGCGCTGTGGGTCTGA
- a CDS encoding RNA-binding protein, producing MGLRHPQDLEQWRRWQRPSAARRAVAAVRRKGAPEQRPQLRVLATGQRPRFLVALDSANPSSRASVLEPAQLLERGSVACVGSALTLEQAGLSEHAEQLPGWDPQDPLWAGIERVLSVGAGLPAGDAVCDWAVQRGIESVVVQHGLLTPWAPPLPAGATLLSFTEQDGAFWASGRSDVTVRPVGSQALWSAAAGAPAESAEHGELVFLGQMHGRELPRRQIVGQTLGFLRREPQTVYRPHPSEKDILSRAVHAGMRRRGVRFQDASVPLASAEADVVSVFSTGVLEAAQRGRRAWVHHDDPPPWLVEFWDRYGLARWGQEPTRPVRWAETEPACAVADYLRGGTP from the coding sequence GTGGGTCTGAGGCATCCGCAGGACCTGGAGCAGTGGCGGCGCTGGCAGCGGCCCTCGGCCGCGCGTCGGGCGGTGGCCGCCGTGCGTCGCAAGGGTGCCCCTGAGCAGCGTCCGCAGCTGAGGGTCCTCGCCACCGGGCAGCGCCCGCGCTTCCTGGTGGCCCTGGACAGCGCCAATCCCTCAAGCCGCGCCTCGGTGCTCGAGCCTGCGCAGCTGCTGGAGCGCGGATCCGTGGCCTGCGTGGGCTCGGCGCTGACTCTGGAGCAGGCAGGGCTCAGCGAGCATGCCGAGCAGCTGCCTGGCTGGGATCCGCAGGACCCGCTGTGGGCGGGGATCGAGCGCGTCCTGAGCGTTGGTGCGGGTCTGCCCGCCGGCGATGCGGTCTGCGACTGGGCTGTGCAGCGCGGCATCGAGTCGGTGGTGGTCCAGCACGGCCTGCTGACCCCGTGGGCGCCGCCGCTTCCCGCCGGGGCCACGCTGCTGTCGTTCACCGAGCAGGACGGGGCCTTCTGGGCCAGCGGCCGCAGCGACGTGACCGTGCGCCCCGTGGGCTCCCAGGCCCTGTGGAGCGCAGCGGCCGGTGCTCCGGCGGAGTCTGCCGAGCACGGCGAGCTCGTGTTCCTGGGGCAGATGCACGGCCGCGAGCTGCCCCGCAGGCAGATCGTGGGCCAGACCCTGGGGTTCCTGCGCAGGGAGCCGCAGACCGTCTACCGGCCGCATCCCTCGGAGAAGGACATCCTGAGCCGCGCGGTCCACGCCGGCATGCGCCGACGCGGCGTGCGCTTCCAGGACGCGTCCGTGCCGCTGGCGAGTGCGGAGGCGGACGTGGTCTCCGTGTTCTCCACCGGTGTGCTGGAGGCGGCTCAGCGCGGTCGCCGCGCGTGGGTCCACCACGACGACCCGCCGCCCTGGCTGGTCGAGTTCTGGGACCGCTACGGCCTGGCGCGCTGGGGCCAGGAGCCCACGCGTCCCGTTCGCTGGGCCGAGACCGAGCCGGCCTGCGCCGTGGCCGACTATCTGCGAGGAGGGACTCCATGA
- a CDS encoding cytidylyltransferase domain-containing protein has protein sequence MTILCVIPVRGGSKGVPGKNIRELAGRPLVAWTIRAALAAQEDLRVVVSTDAPQIAAIVREHGAEVPFLRPDELARDETPTEPVILHALADHRRRHGEPEAVMLLQATSPLRLPGTLDRAVRQLREQGADSLVGAVPETPFLWRQPETPGQAPSADYDVEHRLRRQDMAPADLRYRENGSLYVTRPWVYDEHHNRLGGRISLFELDPLEGVDIDTELDFQLAELQVRAHRARLAD, from the coding sequence ATGACCATCCTGTGCGTGATCCCCGTGCGGGGAGGCTCCAAGGGAGTCCCCGGGAAGAACATCCGCGAGCTGGCGGGCCGCCCGCTGGTCGCCTGGACGATCCGCGCGGCACTGGCCGCGCAGGAGGACCTGCGCGTGGTGGTCTCGACCGATGCGCCGCAGATCGCGGCGATCGTCCGTGAGCACGGCGCAGAGGTCCCCTTCCTGCGCCCGGATGAGCTGGCCCGCGACGAGACCCCCACCGAGCCGGTGATCCTCCATGCCCTGGCGGATCACCGCCGGAGACATGGGGAGCCCGAGGCCGTCATGCTGCTGCAGGCCACGAGCCCCCTGCGCCTCCCCGGCACCCTGGATCGAGCCGTGCGGCAGCTGCGGGAGCAGGGCGCCGACTCGCTGGTGGGAGCCGTGCCCGAGACGCCCTTCCTGTGGCGGCAGCCGGAGACCCCCGGCCAGGCTCCGAGTGCCGACTACGACGTCGAGCACCGGCTGCGCCGCCAGGACATGGCCCCGGCCGATCTGCGCTACCGCGAGAACGGCTCGCTCTACGTGACGCGTCCGTGGGTCTACGACGAGCACCACAACCGATTGGGCGGCCGGATCAGCCTCTTCGAGCTCGACCCCCTCGAGGGCGTGGACATCGATACCGAGCTCGACTTCCAGCTGGCCGAGCTGCAGGTCAGGGCCCACCGCGCCCGACTGGCAGACTGA
- a CDS encoding N-acetylneuraminate synthase family protein — protein MIIERRLTPYLVFHDESVVVALRKMTGNAERIVFVVDGTGQLLGSLTDGDFRRWIVAHPEADLEVAVQQVANPHPATVGPEATEEQMRAALPAGASHLPVLDERGRITAIAIDRPAELRIGDRRIDESSPAYVIAEIGNNHQGSVDQARRLVDLAAEAGADAVKFQLRDMDTLYRQSGSTSAGEDLGAQYTLDLLAKYSLPAEQLFRAFDHAREHGIQVLCTPWDEASVTALADYGLPALKIASADLTNHGLLRAAGSHGLPLILSTGMSREAEIRESAAVVRSLGVPFAMLHCQSTYPAPYKDVNLAYMDRLAEITAVPVGYSGHERGWHVPLAAVARGAKIIEKHFTTDRELEGSDHRVSLLPDEFRQMMSQIRDIEQAMGTAQERTVSTGEAMNRTNLAKSLVAAGPICAGQRLGQGDIEVRSPGRGLQPDRLSQLVGRTAHRDMGAGDFFFEGDLLDAPARGRDYSFRRPWGLPVRYHDALSLLESTHPDFLEFHFSYKDLEIDIDQALPQRLPMGFTTHLPDLFAGDFLVDLSSRDPEHWERSIAEVQRTIDVTRALRARFTQDQDPIMVVTMGGFTSDGHLSAERRADKYQRIADALKRLDSSGVRIAAQTLPPFPWLMGGQQFHNLFLDPQDTADFARSTGTDLCLDISHTRLAATFLGISFAEAVETLAPLSSHLHLVDGTGVDGEGVQVGEGDVDWPVLAEQLDRLAPGVSFIPEIWQGHVDGGAGFWTALERLEPLL, from the coding sequence GTGATCATCGAACGCCGCCTCACCCCGTACCTGGTCTTCCACGACGAGTCCGTCGTGGTCGCCCTGCGCAAGATGACGGGCAATGCGGAGCGGATCGTGTTCGTCGTCGACGGGACCGGGCAGCTGCTGGGCTCGCTGACCGACGGGGACTTCCGACGCTGGATCGTGGCCCACCCGGAGGCAGATCTGGAGGTCGCCGTCCAGCAGGTGGCCAATCCGCATCCGGCCACGGTCGGCCCGGAGGCCACCGAGGAGCAGATGCGCGCGGCGCTGCCCGCCGGCGCCAGCCACCTGCCGGTGCTGGATGAGCGCGGGCGGATCACGGCGATCGCGATCGACCGCCCGGCCGAGCTGCGCATCGGCGACCGGCGCATCGACGAGTCGAGCCCGGCCTATGTCATCGCCGAGATCGGCAACAACCATCAGGGCTCGGTCGATCAGGCCCGCCGCCTCGTCGATCTCGCCGCCGAGGCCGGCGCCGACGCCGTGAAGTTCCAGCTGCGCGACATGGACACTCTGTACCGGCAGTCCGGATCGACGTCGGCGGGGGAGGACCTGGGCGCGCAGTACACCCTGGATCTGCTGGCCAAGTACTCCCTGCCTGCCGAGCAGCTCTTCCGGGCCTTCGACCATGCCCGGGAGCATGGCATCCAGGTCCTGTGCACCCCGTGGGACGAGGCCAGCGTGACGGCTCTGGCGGACTACGGGCTCCCGGCGCTGAAGATCGCCTCGGCCGATCTCACGAACCACGGCCTGCTGCGCGCCGCCGGATCGCACGGGCTGCCGCTGATCCTTTCGACCGGCATGAGCCGGGAGGCCGAGATCCGCGAGTCCGCCGCTGTGGTGCGCTCGCTCGGGGTGCCCTTCGCGATGCTGCACTGCCAGTCGACGTACCCGGCGCCGTACAAGGACGTGAACCTGGCGTACATGGACCGCCTGGCCGAGATCACGGCAGTGCCGGTGGGCTACTCCGGGCACGAGCGCGGCTGGCACGTTCCCCTGGCAGCCGTGGCGCGCGGAGCCAAGATCATCGAGAAGCACTTCACCACGGACCGCGAGCTCGAGGGCTCGGATCACCGGGTATCTCTGCTGCCCGATGAGTTCCGGCAGATGATGAGCCAGATCCGAGATATCGAGCAGGCCATGGGCACAGCACAGGAGCGCACCGTCTCCACCGGCGAGGCCATGAACCGCACCAACCTGGCCAAGTCGCTCGTGGCCGCCGGACCCATCTGCGCCGGCCAGCGGCTGGGACAGGGGGACATCGAGGTCCGCAGTCCGGGCCGCGGCCTGCAGCCGGACCGGCTGAGCCAGCTCGTGGGCCGCACCGCGCACCGCGACATGGGCGCAGGCGACTTCTTCTTCGAGGGCGACCTGCTCGATGCCCCGGCCCGCGGACGCGACTACTCCTTCCGCCGCCCCTGGGGGCTTCCGGTGCGCTATCACGACGCGCTGTCGCTGCTCGAGTCCACGCACCCCGACTTCCTCGAGTTCCACTTCTCCTACAAGGACCTGGAGATCGACATCGATCAGGCGCTGCCGCAGCGACTGCCGATGGGCTTCACCACGCACCTGCCGGACCTGTTCGCCGGCGACTTCCTGGTGGATCTGTCCTCGCGTGATCCCGAGCACTGGGAGCGCTCGATCGCCGAGGTCCAGCGCACGATCGATGTCACCCGTGCCCTGCGCGCCAGGTTCACCCAGGACCAGGACCCGATCATGGTGGTCACCATGGGCGGGTTCACCTCCGACGGGCACCTGTCCGCCGAGCGGCGAGCGGACAAGTACCAGCGCATCGCCGATGCGCTGAAGCGGCTGGACTCCTCGGGCGTGCGGATCGCCGCCCAGACGCTGCCGCCCTTCCCATGGCTGATGGGCGGACAGCAGTTCCACAACCTCTTCCTGGACCCGCAGGACACCGCGGACTTCGCCCGCAGCACGGGCACGGATCTGTGCCTGGACATCTCCCACACGCGTCTGGCGGCGACCTTCCTGGGGATCTCGTTCGCGGAGGCCGTCGAGACCCTGGCTCCGCTGAGCTCGCACCTGCACCTGGTCGACGGCACCGGCGTGGACGGCGAGGGCGTGCAGGTCGGCGAGGGCGATGTGGATTGGCCGGTGCTCGCCGAGCAGCTCGACCGGCTGGCTCCCGGCGTGAGCTTCATCCCCGAGATCTGGCAGGGCCACGTGGACGGCGGCGCCGGATTCTGGACCGCCCTGGAGCGCCTGGAGCCGCTGCTGTGA
- a CDS encoding glycosyltransferase: protein MSALPSTSPDPLVLWVVPVADLGGVARHVLDALGHGLPGLRAVLLCPEGPLAERARETGIAVLTDELGPQAGLQRSVRSLRRAIRRLRPRAVHTHLAYADLMGAVALAAERSIALISTEHGIAPDQALYQSSRVRASAVRAAHRARLRRSDHLIAVSESTRAVVREIWDPSCPISVVRNGVDVVRVRQAVGQAPRQRLGEGVRLLTLSRLAPEKNVSALLRAMPAVLARDPQATLTVAGDGPLRETLQRLSATLGLGEAVRFAGRVEPWPAMAEHDVLIQLSAWENLSYSLLDAAAAGMPAVATDVGGNAEILPAESLLDRAGADELVHALERLAQSPAVAQTPSDVEQMTQEIAHVVKGALR from the coding sequence GTGAGCGCGCTTCCCAGCACCTCGCCCGATCCCCTCGTGCTGTGGGTCGTGCCCGTCGCCGATCTCGGCGGCGTGGCCCGGCATGTCCTGGACGCCCTGGGCCACGGTCTGCCGGGTCTGCGCGCCGTGCTGCTGTGCCCCGAAGGCCCGCTGGCCGAGCGAGCTCGTGAGACGGGCATCGCCGTGCTGACCGACGAGCTGGGACCGCAGGCCGGGCTGCAGCGCTCGGTGCGCAGCCTGCGCAGGGCGATCCGGAGGCTGCGTCCGCGCGCCGTGCACACGCACCTGGCCTATGCCGATCTCATGGGCGCCGTCGCGCTGGCGGCTGAGCGCAGCATCGCGCTGATCAGCACCGAGCACGGCATCGCCCCGGATCAGGCCCTGTACCAGTCGAGCCGGGTCCGGGCCTCGGCGGTGCGGGCGGCGCATCGGGCACGGCTGCGCCGGAGCGATCATCTGATCGCGGTCTCGGAGTCCACGCGCGCCGTCGTGCGCGAGATCTGGGATCCGAGCTGCCCGATCTCGGTGGTGCGCAACGGCGTGGACGTCGTGCGCGTCCGCCAGGCCGTCGGGCAGGCTCCCCGACAGAGGCTGGGGGAGGGCGTCCGCCTGCTCACCCTGTCCCGGCTGGCTCCCGAGAAGAACGTCAGTGCGCTGCTGCGCGCCATGCCGGCCGTGCTGGCGCGGGATCCGCAGGCCACCCTGACCGTGGCCGGCGACGGCCCGCTGCGCGAGACGCTGCAGCGGCTGTCGGCCACCCTGGGACTGGGTGAGGCGGTGCGCTTCGCCGGGCGCGTCGAGCCCTGGCCCGCGATGGCCGAGCACGATGTTCTGATCCAGCTCTCGGCCTGGGAGAATCTGAGCTACAGCCTGCTCGACGCCGCCGCCGCGGGCATGCCCGCCGTGGCCACCGATGTGGGCGGCAACGCGGAGATCCTGCCCGCGGAATCGCTGCTGGACCGGGCGGGAGCCGACGAGCTCGTCCACGCTCTCGAGCGCCTCGCGCAGAGTCCTGCGGTGGCGCAGACCCCGTCGGATGTGGAGCAGATGACGCAGGAGATCGCACATGTCGTGAAGGGAGCCCTGCGATGA
- a CDS encoding glycosyltransferase family 4 protein, translated as MSASKTAIRLVANQGRVSGGEVMLLRLARQLRELGREVTVVAPRSPSETAELLEDAGFAVERLPGRSRRAYMLSLRRWHPRSTVDVTWCNGLLPAVALSGRARRVLHLHQLPAGPLQAVLSRIARLGAVATVVPSEWMSERLPGSTPLPNWVEAAPQEAEPQGSSPRAEAPLRVGFLGRLSPNKGILDLLRAGELLEQGRPGGIELLIAGDRRFVPSAQAEQIQRRLDAAGERVRLLGWIPKEELFQRIDLLAVPSDWSEVFGLAAAEAMAARVPVIVSDAGALPEVVGRDHPLIARAGDPESLAAAIRRAEQLDAEELVGTQHQRWVQHWSPEAGRRRLQRFLMERGI; from the coding sequence GTGAGCGCATCGAAGACGGCCATTCGACTCGTGGCCAATCAGGGCCGTGTCTCCGGCGGAGAGGTCATGCTGCTGCGTCTGGCGAGGCAGCTGCGTGAGCTCGGCCGGGAGGTCACGGTCGTGGCACCACGCTCGCCGTCGGAGACCGCCGAGCTGCTGGAGGATGCGGGATTCGCAGTGGAACGCCTTCCCGGTCGGTCGCGGCGCGCGTACATGCTGAGCCTGCGTCGGTGGCATCCCCGCTCGACGGTCGATGTGACGTGGTGCAACGGGCTTCTGCCCGCGGTCGCCCTGTCCGGGCGCGCCCGGCGGGTGCTGCACCTCCACCAGCTGCCTGCCGGGCCGCTGCAGGCGGTCCTGTCCAGGATCGCGCGTCTGGGAGCGGTGGCCACGGTGGTCCCCTCCGAGTGGATGTCCGAGCGTCTCCCGGGATCCACGCCGCTGCCGAACTGGGTCGAGGCTGCGCCGCAGGAAGCAGAGCCGCAGGGCTCGTCCCCGCGAGCCGAGGCCCCCCTGCGCGTCGGATTCCTCGGCCGATTGAGCCCAAACAAGGGCATCCTCGATCTGCTCCGGGCCGGCGAGCTGCTTGAGCAGGGTCGACCGGGCGGCATCGAGCTGCTGATCGCGGGGGACCGTCGCTTCGTGCCCTCGGCCCAGGCGGAGCAGATCCAGCGGCGCCTCGACGCTGCGGGCGAGCGTGTCCGGCTGCTGGGCTGGATCCCCAAGGAGGAGCTCTTCCAGCGGATCGACCTGCTGGCCGTGCCCTCCGACTGGTCGGAGGTCTTCGGCCTTGCCGCCGCCGAGGCCATGGCGGCCCGAGTGCCCGTGATCGTCTCCGATGCCGGTGCGCTGCCCGAGGTCGTGGGGAGGGACCACCCGCTCATCGCGCGAGCGGGGGACCCGGAGTCCCTCGCTGCGGCGATCCGGCGTGCCGAGCAGCTCGACGCAGAGGAGCTGGTCGGGACCCAGCACCAGCGCTGGGTCCAGCACTGGTCCCCGGAGGCCGGGCGGCGACGACTGCAGCGCTTCCTGATGGAGAGGGGAATCTGA